Proteins from one Acomys russatus chromosome 12, mAcoRus1.1, whole genome shotgun sequence genomic window:
- the LOC127196487 gene encoding transcription initiation factor TFIID subunit 9 encodes MESGKMASPKSMPKDAQMMAQILKDMGITEYEPRVINQMLEFAFRYVTTILDDAKIYSSHAKKATVDADDVRLAIQCRADQSFTSPPPRDFLLDIARQRNQTPLPLIKPYSGPRLPPDRYCLTAPNYRLKSLQKKAPPPAGRITVPRLSVGSVSSRPSTPTLGTPTPQTMSVSTKVGTPMSLTGQRFTVQMPASQSPAVKAAIPATSAVQNVLINPSLIGSKNILITTNMVSQNTANESANALKRKREDDDDDDDDDDDDYDNL; translated from the coding sequence ATGgagtctggcaagatggcttctCCCAAGAGCATGCCGAAAGATGCGCAGATGATGGCACAAATCCTGAAGGATATGGGGATTACAGAATATGAGCCAAGAGTTATAAATCAGATGTTGGAGTTTGCCTTCCGATATGTGACCACAATTCTAGATGATGCTAAGATTTATTCAAGCCATGCTAAGAAAGCTACTGTTGATGCAGATGACGTGCGATTGGCAATTCAGTGCCGAGCTGATCAGTCTTTCACTTCTCCTCCCCCGAGAGATTTTTTGTTAGATATTGCAAGACAAAGAAATCAAACTCCCTTGCCGTTGATCAAGCCTTATTCAGGTCCTAGATTGCCACCTGATAGGTATTGCTTAACTGCTCCAAACTATAGGCTTAAGTCTTTACAAAAGAAGGCACCTCCTCCTGCAGGAAGAATAACAGTTCCACGGTTAAGTgttggttcagtttctagcagACCAAGTACTCCCACACTAGGCACACCAACTCCACAGACCATGTCTGTTTCCACTAAAGTAGGCACTCCAATGTCCCTCACAGGGCAGAGGTTTACAGTGCAGATGCCTGCCTCTCAGTCCCCTGCGGTAAAGGCTGCAATTCCTGCAACATCAGCAGTTCAGAATGTTCTCATTAATCCATCATTGATTGGGTCCAAAAACATTCTTATTACTACTAACATGGTATCACAAAATACAGCCAATGAGTCGGCAAATGCACTGAAAAGAAAGCGTgaagatgatgacgatgacgacgacgacgacgatgatgactaTGATAATTTGTAA
- the Cab39 gene encoding calcium-binding protein 39 → MPFPFGKSHKSPADIVKNLKESMAVLEKQDISDKKAEKATEEVSKNLVAMKEILYGTNEKEPQTEAVAQLAQELYNSGLLSTLVADLQLIDFEGKKDVAQIFNNILRRQIGTRTPTVEYICTQQSILFMLLKGYESPEIALNCGIMLRECIRHEPLAKIILWSEQFYDFFRYVEMSTFDIASDAFATFKDLLTRHKLLSAEFLEQHYDRFFSEYEKLLHSENYVTKRQSLKLLGELLLDRHNFTIMTKYISKPENLKLMMNLLRDKSRNIQFEAFHVFKVFVANPNKTQPILDILLKNQTKLIEFLSKFQNDRTEDEQFNDEKTYLVKQIRDLKRPAQQEA, encoded by the exons ATGCCGTTCCCGTTTGGCAAGTCTCACAAATCTCCAGCTGATATAGTGAAGAACTTGAAGGAGAGCATGGCTGTTTTGGAAAAGCAGGACATTTCTgacaaaaaagcagaaaag GCTACAGAAGAAGTCTCCAAAAATTTGGTTGCCATGAAAGAAATTCTGTACGGCACAAATGAGAAGGAGCCTCAGACAGAAGCGGTCGCTCAGCTGGCTCAGGAGCTGTACAATAGTGGGCTCCTCAGCACCCTGGTAGCTGACTTACAGCTCATTGACTTTGAG GGCAAAAAAGACGTGGCTCAAATTTTCAACAATATTCTCAGAAGACAGATTGGTACAAGAACTCCTACTGTTGAATACATCTGCACCCAACAGAGTATTTTGTTCATGTTATTGAAAGG gtaTGAATCTCCAGAAATAGCTCTTAATTGTGGGATAATGTTAAGAGAATGCATCAGACATGAACCGCTTGCAAAGATCATTTTGTGGTCGGAACAGTTTTATGATTTCTTCAGATATGTTGAAATGTCAACATTTGACATAGCTTCAGATGCATTTGCTACGTTCAAG GATTTACTTACAAGACATAAATTGCTCAGTGCAGAATTTTTGGAGCAGCATTATGATAGA TTTTTCAGTGAATATGAGAAGCTACTCCATTCAGAAAATTATGTGACAAAGAGACAGTCACTGAAG CTTCTCGGTGAGCTACTGTTAGACAGACACAACTTCACCATTATGACGAAATACATCAGTAAACCTGAGAACCTCAAGTTAATGATGAACCTTCTCCGAGACAAGAGCCGGAACATCCAATTTGAGGCCTTTCACGTGTTCAAG GTATTTGTGGCCAACCCCAACAAGACGCAGCCCATCTTAGACATCCTCCTcaagaaccaaaccaaactcaTCGAGTTCCTCAGCAAGTTCCAGAACGACAGGACCGAGGACGAGCAGTTCAATGACGAGAAGACCTATTTAGTCAAACAGATCAGGGATTTGAAGAGACCAGCTCAGCAG